A single window of Hymenobacter sp. APR13 DNA harbors:
- a CDS encoding TolC family protein has translation MKFLNIKSGSCWLLTLVLLALCSSAVRAQTTISLDSAEAQTLRRHPRLRQSDREIEEQRALKRGSFAPANPDFLFSAPTGEMWAPGVVQTIDLPNVYRRQRQVADAGISLAERNRDVSRASVLRDTRLAYLSLQFAEAQVGQLTYQDSLFRVLRLATERLFTAGEVTSLQRISTDAEARQVTVLLQQATADQQAAQRRLGLLLGRPAEALATSTDLSRTGQELAQTGTALLGGLPTDDSTALVRSPTLAAATQNVALSQSGISLVRARRTPALTVGYQNQAFENSALRYRFQFGVSVPVWFWTYRSQLQAATARSQAAGYQLQTQRLELSTQYQQAVADTRKFAVSLAYYEQTGLPQSRAIISQSQRLFRAGEVSYLQLILSLNQAFAIQNTYLTTIREYRQALIELNYLQGE, from the coding sequence ATGAAGTTCTTAAACATAAAAAGCGGGAGCTGCTGGCTGCTGACGTTGGTGCTGCTGGCGCTTTGCTCCAGCGCGGTGCGGGCCCAAACCACCATCAGCCTGGACAGCGCCGAGGCCCAGACCCTGCGCCGCCACCCCCGTCTGCGGCAGTCAGACCGGGAAATTGAGGAGCAGCGCGCCCTGAAGCGGGGCTCCTTCGCGCCGGCCAACCCGGACTTCCTGTTCTCGGCGCCCACCGGCGAAATGTGGGCGCCGGGCGTGGTGCAAACCATCGATTTGCCCAACGTGTACCGGCGGCAGCGGCAGGTGGCCGATGCCGGCATCAGCCTGGCCGAGCGCAACCGCGACGTGAGCCGGGCCAGCGTGCTGCGCGACACCCGCCTGGCCTACCTGAGCCTGCAGTTTGCCGAGGCTCAGGTAGGCCAGCTCACTTACCAGGACAGCCTGTTTCGGGTGCTGCGTCTGGCCACCGAGCGCCTGTTCACGGCCGGCGAAGTAACCTCATTGCAGCGCATCAGCACCGACGCCGAAGCCCGGCAGGTAACCGTGCTGCTGCAGCAGGCCACCGCCGACCAACAGGCCGCCCAGCGCCGGCTGGGGCTGCTGCTGGGCCGCCCCGCCGAAGCCCTGGCCACCAGCACCGACCTGAGCCGCACCGGCCAGGAGCTGGCCCAAACCGGCACGGCGCTGCTCGGCGGCCTGCCCACCGACGACAGCACGGCCCTAGTGCGCAGCCCCACGCTGGCCGCCGCCACCCAGAACGTGGCGTTGAGCCAGTCGGGCATTAGCCTGGTGCGGGCCCGGCGCACGCCGGCCCTCACGGTGGGCTATCAGAACCAGGCGTTTGAAAACTCGGCGCTCCGGTACCGCTTTCAGTTTGGCGTATCGGTGCCCGTGTGGTTCTGGACCTACCGCTCGCAGCTGCAGGCGGCCACGGCCCGCTCCCAGGCGGCCGGCTACCAGCTGCAAACCCAGCGCCTGGAGCTCAGCACCCAGTACCAGCAAGCCGTAGCCGACACGCGCAAGTTCGCGGTGTCGCTGGCCTATTATGAGCAAACCGGCCTGCCCCAGTCGAGGGCCATCATCAGCCAGTCGCAGCGCCTGTTTCGGGCCGGGGAAGTGAGCTACCTGCAACTTATCCTGAGTCTGAACCAGGCCTTTGCCATCCAGAACACCTACCTGACGACCATCCGCGAGTACCGCCAGGCCCTCATTGAACTCAACTACTTGCAGGGCGAATAA
- a CDS encoding heavy metal-binding domain-containing protein: MPSIATRPARPPTATHGHKAAGETHAHTSPHGGTVRTAGKYHLELVQQAGQLQVYLLDDNEKTLPVTRATGTAMLLSAAGKTSSVKLLPTGNHLVAAVPAGLTLRTAIVSLKANGSSLSARFEKLDSEAKAGKVAAAAYACPMNCEGSASIKPGNCPKCGMALVKKS, translated from the coding sequence TTGCCCAGCATAGCCACACGCCCGGCACGGCCGCCCACGGCCACCCACGGCCACAAAGCCGCCGGCGAAACCCACGCCCACACTTCGCCCCACGGCGGCACGGTGCGCACGGCCGGCAAGTACCACCTGGAGCTGGTGCAGCAGGCCGGCCAGCTGCAGGTGTATCTGCTCGATGACAACGAGAAGACGCTGCCCGTAACCCGCGCCACCGGCACGGCCATGCTGCTGAGCGCGGCGGGCAAAACCAGCTCAGTTAAGCTGCTGCCCACCGGCAACCATTTGGTAGCTGCCGTCCCCGCCGGCCTCACCTTGCGCACGGCCATCGTCAGCCTCAAAGCCAACGGCAGCTCGCTCAGCGCCCGGTTCGAAAAGCTCGATTCAGAAGCGAAAGCCGGTAAAGTTGCCGCTGCTGCTTACGCCTGCCCCATGAACTGCGAAGGCAGTGCCAGCATTAAGCCCGGCAACTGCCCCAAGTGCGGCATGGCCCTCGTGAAAAAGTCGTAG